A single region of the Deefgea piscis genome encodes:
- a CDS encoding UDP-N-acetylmuramoyl-tripeptide--D-alanyl-D-alanine ligase yields the protein MMLNLQETAQVLNGRLSGGPELVFSRVTTDSRDIRAGDLFVALKGERFDAHDFVEQALAQGAVAALVEKDGSGNRIVVADTLQALGQLARYWRAKHADIKLAAITGSNGKTSLKEMLASILAKHVGDASKVHATKGNLNNHIGLPLTVLGLNAQHRFVVAEMGMNHFGEIDYLTRIACPDVAVVNNAGAAHLEALGSVAGVAQAKGEIFAGLVADGVAIINHDDEFAGLWRQLAGEHQCVSFGLQDAEITAEQIELGALGSQFQLLTPLGSASVQLAVPGLHNVRNALAAAATALAMQVPLADIAAGLSAWQGVKGRLQAKKAANGAQILDDSYNANPDSMRAAIDVLAAMGAKRSVLVLGDMGEVGADAAEQHALIGAYAQQQGIAALFAVGEHMVHAVGAFGERGQHFASKAQLLASLRAVLTPESMVLVKGSRFMRMEDVVNELEGAQPCC from the coding sequence ATGATGTTGAATTTGCAGGAAACCGCGCAAGTGCTTAATGGCCGTCTTTCGGGGGGCCCCGAATTGGTCTTTAGCCGTGTGACGACTGATAGTCGTGACATTCGCGCCGGTGATTTATTTGTCGCTTTAAAAGGCGAGCGTTTTGACGCGCATGATTTTGTTGAGCAAGCTTTGGCGCAAGGCGCGGTAGCCGCCCTCGTTGAAAAAGACGGTAGCGGTAACCGGATTGTGGTGGCGGACACTTTACAAGCACTGGGACAATTGGCAAGGTATTGGCGTGCAAAGCACGCCGACATTAAGCTAGCGGCTATTACTGGCAGTAATGGCAAAACAAGCCTCAAAGAAATGTTGGCCAGTATTTTGGCTAAGCATGTCGGTGACGCCAGCAAAGTACACGCAACCAAAGGCAATTTAAACAACCATATTGGCTTGCCATTGACGGTGCTAGGGCTCAATGCTCAGCATCGTTTTGTCGTTGCTGAAATGGGTATGAATCATTTTGGTGAGATTGACTACCTAACGCGCATTGCCTGCCCTGACGTAGCGGTCGTCAATAATGCGGGCGCGGCCCATTTAGAAGCCTTGGGCTCGGTGGCGGGTGTGGCTCAAGCCAAAGGTGAAATTTTTGCCGGTTTAGTCGCCGATGGCGTGGCCATTATTAATCACGATGATGAATTTGCTGGTTTGTGGCGGCAATTAGCGGGCGAGCATCAATGTGTGTCGTTTGGATTGCAAGACGCAGAAATCACTGCCGAGCAGATTGAATTGGGCGCATTGGGCAGTCAGTTTCAATTGCTCACACCATTAGGTTCGGCATCAGTGCAGTTAGCGGTTCCGGGCTTACACAATGTGCGTAATGCACTGGCCGCAGCGGCTACGGCGCTGGCAATGCAAGTGCCTTTGGCCGATATTGCTGCCGGTCTTTCGGCATGGCAAGGGGTAAAAGGGCGTTTACAAGCCAAAAAAGCTGCCAATGGCGCGCAAATTTTGGACGATAGCTATAACGCCAATCCAGATTCTATGCGGGCGGCGATTGATGTTTTGGCGGCGATGGGGGCAAAACGTAGCGTTTTGGTGTTGGGGGATATGGGCGAAGTGGGCGCGGATGCCGCCGAGCAACATGCTTTGATTGGCGCTTATGCGCAGCAACAAGGCATAGCCGCTTTATTCGCCGTGGGTGAACACATGGTGCATGCCGTGGGCGCTTTTGGTGAGCGCGGTCAGCATTTTGCCAGTAAAGCGCAATTGTTGGCGAGTTTGCGTGCCGTATTAACACCCGAATCGATGGTGTTGGTGAAAGGATCGCGCTTTATGCGCATGGAAGACGTTGTTAACGAATTAGAAGGAGCACAGCCATGTTGCTGA
- the mraY gene encoding phospho-N-acetylmuramoyl-pentapeptide-transferase, translating into MMQWLGESVRAFNVFNYLTLRAVLATITALTISWTLGPWVIRKLTEMKVGQAVRDDGPQTHLIKAGTPTMGGTLILLSIGLTTLLWGDLGNKYIWLVLVVTLATGIIGFVDDYKKVALKNPKGLSAKAKMFWQSAIAIGAGLFLVNFGNDAATTGFIVPFYKEILYPFGAIGFCILTYFVIVGTSNAVNLTDGLDGLAIMPTVLIAGAFCIFAYVAGNAKFAVYLGVPHVPGAGELVVFCAAMAGAGLGFLWFNAYPAEVFMGDVGALALGAGLGMVAVIVRQEIVLLIMGGVFVVEALSVMIQVASFKTRGKRVFRMAPLHHHYELKGWKETQVVVRFWIITMLLVLVGLATLKLR; encoded by the coding sequence TTGATGCAATGGCTCGGCGAATCAGTTCGTGCCTTTAATGTATTTAATTACCTCACTTTACGCGCCGTATTGGCGACGATTACTGCGCTAACGATTTCATGGACTTTAGGTCCATGGGTGATTCGCAAATTGACCGAGATGAAAGTCGGTCAAGCCGTTCGTGATGACGGCCCGCAAACGCATTTAATCAAAGCCGGTACGCCGACGATGGGCGGCACCTTGATTTTGCTGTCGATTGGCTTGACCACCTTATTGTGGGGTGACTTAGGCAATAAATACATTTGGCTGGTGCTGGTGGTGACCTTGGCCACCGGCATTATTGGTTTTGTGGATGATTATAAAAAAGTTGCACTGAAAAACCCGAAAGGCTTATCTGCCAAAGCCAAGATGTTTTGGCAGTCAGCGATTGCCATTGGTGCCGGTTTATTTTTGGTGAATTTTGGTAATGACGCGGCAACGACGGGTTTTATTGTGCCGTTTTATAAAGAAATTTTGTATCCATTTGGTGCCATTGGCTTTTGTATTCTGACTTATTTTGTCATTGTTGGCACCAGTAATGCCGTCAATCTCACCGATGGTTTGGATGGCTTGGCGATTATGCCGACAGTACTGATTGCTGGCGCTTTTTGTATTTTTGCCTACGTGGCAGGGAATGCAAAATTTGCAGTTTATTTGGGGGTGCCGCATGTACCCGGTGCTGGCGAATTAGTGGTGTTTTGTGCGGCAATGGCCGGTGCAGGCCTTGGCTTTTTGTGGTTTAACGCCTATCCCGCCGAAGTCTTTATGGGCGACGTTGGCGCTTTGGCGCTCGGCGCCGGCCTTGGTATGGTCGCGGTGATTGTGCGGCAAGAAATTGTGCTGTTGATTATGGGCGGTGTGTTTGTGGTTGAAGCGCTGTCGGTGATGATTCAAGTTGCTAGCTTTAAAACTCGCGGAAAACGCGTGTTTCGCATGGCGCCATTGCACCATCATTACGAATTAAAAGGCTGGAAAGAAACTCAAGTGGTGGTCCGTTTCTGGATTATTACCATGCTCTTGGTCTTGGTTGGCTTGGCCACCTTGAAATTACGGTAA
- the murD gene encoding UDP-N-acetylmuramoyl-L-alanine--D-glutamate ligase, giving the protein MELKAKHCIVVGLGETGLATARWLVGQGAQVTVADSRQTPPNLAQLQAELPQVALRLGSFNVDTFADADLLISSPGVPLATPEVAAAIARGITVIGDIELLALALQGQPGKVIAITGSNGKSTVTTMVAQMCEAAGKTTVMAGNIGVPVLAALAEWQARGEWPDFWVLELSSFQLETTHSLAPTAATVLNVSEDHLDRYAGMKEYAATKASIFNGQGVRVLNREDQWCKGMAEPDHNIVWFGADTAANGEYGLLEIDGDFSLRYGATELLKASELPVAGLHNAVNALASIALCRAADLPLAPLLEALKNFKGLPHRVEFVADINGVAYYDDSKGTNVGATEAALKGMTRPVVLIAGGEGKGQDFSPLLEACERVCRAVLLIGKDAPALADVLNEAQSAYLPDDDDNYLPVMMLPTLEMAVSVASNFAEPGDVVLLSPACASLDMFRNYHHRAEVFIAAVKELEQ; this is encoded by the coding sequence ATGGAACTCAAAGCAAAGCATTGCATCGTCGTCGGTTTAGGTGAAACTGGTTTGGCGACCGCCCGTTGGTTGGTTGGTCAAGGCGCACAGGTGACCGTGGCCGATAGTCGTCAAACGCCACCCAATTTGGCGCAACTTCAAGCCGAGTTGCCACAGGTCGCGTTGCGCTTGGGCTCATTTAATGTGGATACCTTTGCGGATGCCGATTTATTGATTAGCAGTCCAGGAGTGCCACTGGCAACGCCCGAAGTGGCCGCAGCGATCGCTCGTGGCATTACTGTGATCGGTGATATTGAATTATTGGCCTTGGCGTTGCAAGGCCAGCCCGGCAAAGTGATTGCGATTACTGGATCGAATGGCAAATCCACCGTGACCACGATGGTGGCGCAAATGTGTGAGGCCGCCGGAAAAACCACGGTGATGGCCGGCAATATTGGCGTTCCGGTCTTAGCAGCACTAGCAGAATGGCAGGCGCGCGGTGAGTGGCCTGATTTTTGGGTACTGGAATTATCTAGTTTCCAACTTGAAACGACGCACTCCTTAGCGCCGACTGCGGCGACGGTATTGAATGTGTCGGAAGACCATTTAGATCGCTACGCCGGAATGAAAGAATATGCGGCGACCAAAGCCAGTATTTTTAATGGCCAAGGCGTGCGAGTTCTTAATCGTGAAGATCAGTGGTGCAAGGGTATGGCTGAACCAGACCACAATATAGTGTGGTTTGGTGCAGATACCGCTGCTAATGGTGAGTATGGTTTGCTTGAAATCGATGGTGATTTTAGCCTTCGCTATGGCGCAACTGAATTACTTAAAGCGTCGGAATTACCGGTAGCGGGTTTGCATAACGCCGTGAATGCACTGGCTTCGATTGCCTTGTGCCGCGCCGCCGATTTGCCTTTAGCACCATTGCTTGAGGCACTGAAAAACTTTAAAGGTTTGCCGCATCGCGTTGAGTTTGTCGCCGACATCAATGGGGTGGCGTATTACGACGACTCTAAAGGCACCAATGTTGGCGCGACCGAAGCGGCTTTAAAAGGCATGACGCGGCCAGTGGTGTTGATTGCGGGCGGCGAGGGCAAGGGCCAAGATTTTTCGCCACTGCTTGAAGCTTGCGAGCGAGTTTGCCGGGCGGTGTTACTCATTGGTAAAGACGCACCCGCTTTGGCGGACGTATTAAATGAAGCGCAGTCGGCGTATTTGCCAGATGACGATGATAATTATTTGCCGGTGATGATGTTACCGACGTTAGAGATGGCCGTCTCGGTGGCGAGTAATTTTGCCGAGCCTGGTGATGTGGTCTTGCTGTCACCGGCGTGCGCTAGTTTAGATATGTTCCGTAATTATCATCATCGCGCCGAAGTATTTATTGCCGCAGTGAAAGAGTTGGAGCAGTAA
- the ftsW gene encoding putative lipid II flippase FtsW — translation MRQILYQAMQRMKPKMSAYDRGLFWCVTLLLTIGLVMVYSASIAMAEVDKDTGFNSSYFLMRHSAFLAVGVLAGFIAFNIPTEIWRRYAPALFILGIVLLILVLIPGIGREVNGSRRWLSLFVINLQPSELVKYFAVLYAADYSVRKNSSMTSTFVDSLTKVLLPLGVVMAIVGGLLLAEPDMGALIVVTAIAMGILFLAGFSWRIFAGLIIFLGGAFFALIISSPYRRARVLGFLDPWQDPYGKGYQLSHSLIAFGRGEFTGVGLGLSVEKLSYLPEAHTDFLMAIIAEEFGFIGIAVVISLFAFLVFRAFSIGVQANKLERHWQSLAAQGVGIWIGVQTVINIGVNMGVMPTKGLTLPLLSFGGSGLVANLLALGFLLRIDFENRQMIRGYKV, via the coding sequence ATGCGGCAAATTCTTTATCAAGCGATGCAGCGAATGAAGCCCAAAATGAGCGCTTATGATCGAGGCTTATTTTGGTGCGTCACTTTATTGCTGACCATCGGCTTGGTAATGGTGTATTCCGCATCGATTGCAATGGCTGAGGTAGATAAAGATACTGGCTTTAATTCGAGTTATTTTTTGATGCGCCATTCGGCATTTTTGGCCGTTGGGGTGTTGGCTGGATTCATTGCATTTAATATTCCAACCGAGATATGGCGTCGATACGCTCCGGCTTTATTTATTTTGGGTATTGTTTTATTAATTCTAGTGTTGATTCCGGGTATCGGGCGTGAGGTGAATGGTAGTCGGCGCTGGTTAAGTTTATTTGTGATTAATTTACAACCTTCCGAATTAGTGAAGTATTTTGCTGTGCTGTATGCCGCTGATTATAGCGTGCGTAAAAATAGTAGTATGACTTCAACCTTTGTTGATAGCTTAACTAAGGTCTTATTACCGCTAGGCGTTGTAATGGCCATTGTGGGTGGCTTATTATTGGCCGAACCCGATATGGGCGCATTGATTGTCGTAACGGCGATTGCGATGGGCATATTATTTTTGGCTGGATTTAGTTGGCGAATCTTTGCTGGCCTGATCATTTTTTTAGGCGGCGCTTTTTTTGCTTTAATTATTTCTAGCCCTTATCGCCGGGCGCGGGTTTTAGGTTTTTTAGATCCTTGGCAAGATCCGTATGGCAAAGGTTACCAATTAAGTCATTCCTTAATTGCTTTTGGCCGTGGTGAATTTACCGGGGTCGGTTTGGGCCTTAGTGTAGAAAAGCTCTCATATTTACCCGAAGCGCATACCGATTTTTTAATGGCGATTATTGCGGAAGAATTTGGTTTTATTGGTATCGCCGTGGTGATTAGCTTATTTGCATTTTTAGTTTTTCGGGCTTTTTCGATTGGCGTACAGGCAAATAAATTAGAGCGGCATTGGCAATCATTAGCTGCTCAAGGTGTTGGGATTTGGATTGGTGTACAAACGGTGATTAATATCGGCGTAAATATGGGTGTGATGCCGACTAAAGGTTTAACCTTGCCTTTATTATCGTTTGGTGGCTCTGGGCTTGTGGCCAATTTATTAGCGCTAGGTTTTTTATTACGGATTGATTTTGAAAATCGTCAAATGATTCGAGGCTATAAGGTATGA
- the murG gene encoding undecaprenyldiphospho-muramoylpentapeptide beta-N-acetylglucosaminyltransferase: MRKEDAEWIEPAATGGQRTLLVMAGGTGGHIFPALAVANALRLEGWDVVWLGANGAMETRVVPQQGIDLVTLKITGVRGKGWLKKLSQPWVQTKALLAALNLIFRRRPDVAIGFGGFTGFPGGLAMRLCWLPLVIHEQNSVAGLTNRVLSKIANRVLFAFPSAFPNQADCVGNPVRSEIAQVAEPAVRFANRTGPLKILVVGGSLGAQVFNEQLPKALALIAPADRPMVTHQSGEKHLETLRANYAAAGASADCVAFIADMAQAYADADLILCRSGALTVAELACVGAASILVPFPHAVDDHQTGNAHFLSEAGAGILLAQSHSSPEKLAQLIQEMTRERCLTMATAARALAQPNATAAVVAVIKELAQ; encoded by the coding sequence ATGCGAAAAGAAGATGCCGAATGGATTGAGCCTGCTGCCACCGGTGGGCAACGTACGCTCTTGGTGATGGCCGGTGGCACGGGTGGGCATATATTCCCCGCGTTAGCGGTTGCCAATGCATTACGTCTTGAGGGTTGGGATGTGGTGTGGTTAGGCGCAAACGGCGCGATGGAAACCCGCGTTGTACCGCAGCAAGGTATAGATTTGGTGACGCTAAAAATTACCGGTGTACGCGGTAAAGGTTGGTTAAAAAAACTCAGCCAGCCATGGGTACAAACCAAAGCTTTGTTGGCGGCATTGAATTTGATTTTCCGCCGTCGCCCCGATGTGGCGATTGGTTTTGGTGGGTTTACCGGTTTTCCCGGCGGCTTGGCGATGCGTTTGTGCTGGCTGCCGTTGGTGATTCATGAGCAAAACTCAGTAGCGGGTTTAACCAATCGCGTGTTGTCGAAAATTGCCAATCGAGTGTTGTTTGCGTTTCCGTCGGCATTTCCTAATCAGGCCGATTGCGTTGGTAATCCAGTTCGCAGTGAAATCGCCCAAGTGGCTGAGCCTGCGGTGCGCTTTGCCAACCGAACTGGGCCTTTAAAGATTTTGGTGGTGGGCGGCAGCTTAGGTGCGCAAGTGTTTAATGAACAATTGCCGAAAGCCTTGGCACTGATTGCACCAGCTGATCGTCCGATGGTGACGCATCAATCGGGTGAAAAGCATTTAGAAACATTGCGAGCCAATTACGCCGCAGCTGGCGCTTCTGCCGATTGCGTGGCGTTTATTGCCGATATGGCGCAAGCGTATGCCGATGCCGATTTGATTTTGTGCCGTTCAGGGGCGTTGACGGTGGCCGAGCTCGCATGTGTCGGTGCGGCAAGTATTTTGGTGCCATTTCCGCATGCGGTGGATGACCACCAAACCGGTAATGCACACTTTTTAAGTGAAGCGGGTGCCGGGATTTTATTAGCTCAATCACACAGCAGCCCAGAAAAACTGGCGCAATTGATTCAAGAAATGACGCGTGAACGCTGCCTAACGATGGCAACGGCCGCGCGTGCTTTAGCTCAACCTAATGCAACGGCCGCAGTCGTTGCAGTGATTAAAGAATTAGCGCAATGA
- the murC gene encoding UDP-N-acetylmuramate--L-alanine ligase — MKHKVKRIHFVGIGGVGMSGIAEVLLNLGFEISGSDLGVSATTQRLVNAGAQVFQGHAAEFITDADVVVISSAVKDDNPEVIAARQRKIPVVPRAMMLAELMRLKQGIAIAGTHGKTTTTSLSASVLEAAGLDPTFVIGGKLHAAGSNARLGQGDFLVAEADESDASFLLLTPVISVVTNIDADHMDTYGHDFEKLKQAFIDFLHHLPFYGRAILCIDDPHVRSILPKVTSPVTTYGVSEDAMLRAENIVADNGMMRFDAVWQNGESRRLAVTLNMPGMHNVLNALAAIAIGIEVGADETAIVSALERFQGVGRRFQRYGEVTLPAGGTFTLVDDYGHHPVEMAATLAATRGAFPGRRLLLAFQPHRYTRTRDCFEDFVKVLNTVDGLLLAEVYAAGETPIVAADGRSLARAVRVAGKIEPVFVAQITDMSTAIFAAVQAGDVVVTMGAGTIGNTPKLLCEMVK, encoded by the coding sequence ATGAAACATAAAGTAAAACGCATCCATTTTGTTGGGATTGGTGGTGTCGGCATGAGTGGGATTGCCGAAGTATTGCTCAATTTAGGTTTTGAAATTAGTGGTTCGGATTTAGGTGTGAGCGCCACAACACAGCGCTTAGTGAATGCGGGCGCCCAAGTATTTCAAGGGCATGCGGCTGAGTTTATTACCGATGCCGACGTGGTAGTGATTTCGAGTGCGGTGAAAGACGACAATCCCGAAGTGATTGCCGCGCGCCAGCGTAAGATTCCTGTTGTGCCCCGCGCGATGATGTTGGCTGAATTAATGCGCTTAAAGCAAGGTATTGCCATTGCCGGTACGCACGGCAAAACCACTACCACTAGCTTGAGTGCCAGTGTGCTCGAGGCTGCTGGCTTGGATCCAACCTTTGTGATTGGCGGAAAATTACACGCAGCTGGCTCAAATGCCCGCTTAGGGCAGGGTGACTTTTTGGTCGCCGAAGCCGATGAAAGCGATGCGTCGTTCTTGCTACTCACGCCGGTGATCTCGGTGGTGACCAATATTGATGCGGACCATATGGACACTTATGGCCATGATTTTGAAAAACTAAAGCAAGCTTTTATCGATTTTCTGCATCATTTGCCGTTTTATGGCCGGGCGATTTTGTGTATTGATGATCCGCATGTGCGCTCGATCTTGCCGAAAGTCACTAGCCCTGTGACCACGTATGGGGTTTCTGAAGACGCGATGTTGCGTGCAGAAAACATTGTGGCGGATAACGGCATGATGCGTTTTGATGCGGTTTGGCAAAACGGTGAATCACGTCGCTTAGCCGTCACGCTCAATATGCCGGGCATGCACAATGTACTTAATGCACTCGCTGCGATTGCCATCGGGATTGAAGTTGGGGCGGATGAGACAGCGATTGTATCGGCTCTTGAGCGTTTCCAAGGCGTAGGTCGTCGTTTCCAGCGCTATGGCGAAGTCACTTTGCCAGCGGGTGGCACGTTTACCTTGGTCGATGATTATGGTCACCATCCGGTTGAGATGGCGGCAACGCTGGCAGCGACGCGTGGCGCGTTCCCGGGGCGTCGCTTGTTATTGGCGTTTCAACCGCACCGCTATACGCGAACGCGTGATTGTTTTGAAGATTTTGTCAAAGTACTTAACACGGTCGATGGCTTGTTGCTCGCCGAGGTGTATGCCGCCGGTGAAACGCCGATTGTTGCTGCTGATGGCCGATCTTTAGCCCGTGCTGTGCGAGTGGCCGGCAAAATTGAGCCGGTGTTTGTGGCGCAAATTACCGATATGTCAACGGCAATTTTTGCCGCAGTGCAAGCGGGTGATGTGGTGGTGACGATGGGCGCTGGCACCATTGGGAATACACCGAAATTATTATGTGAGATGGTGAAATGA
- a CDS encoding D-alanine--D-alanine ligase: MSGVDVKAMGKVAVLMGGASSEREISLLSGAGVLEALVRQGVDAHRFDPAEKPLSALHDEGFERAFLILHGGYGEDGTIQGALEFMSIPYTGCGVMASAIGMDKWRTKLMWQAAGLPIPDYVLLVASSDLAAVAKQLDLPLYVKPANGGSSVGVTRCTSVEQIAQAYAVAAQYDALVLAERSINAGEYSCAVLDGKALATVKIEPATEFYDFEAKYIRDDTVYHCPGLLGEQEQKARDLCEQAYRVLGASGWARIDFLMDEQGEMFLLEPNTAPGMTTHSLFPMCAREAGISYDDLVLTILGTIS, translated from the coding sequence ATGAGCGGTGTTGATGTGAAAGCAATGGGTAAAGTTGCAGTATTAATGGGTGGTGCTTCGAGCGAGAGAGAAATTTCTTTGCTCAGCGGCGCGGGTGTATTGGAAGCTTTAGTTCGCCAAGGCGTGGATGCGCATCGCTTTGATCCTGCTGAAAAACCATTGTCAGCTTTGCATGATGAAGGATTTGAGCGCGCCTTTTTGATCTTACACGGTGGTTATGGCGAGGATGGCACGATCCAAGGTGCTTTGGAATTTATGTCGATTCCTTACACTGGCTGTGGCGTGATGGCTTCGGCAATTGGTATGGATAAATGGCGCACCAAGCTGATGTGGCAAGCGGCCGGTTTACCGATTCCTGATTATGTTTTACTTGTTGCCAGTAGTGATTTGGCTGCGGTGGCCAAGCAGTTAGATTTACCGCTGTATGTTAAACCCGCCAATGGTGGCTCAAGCGTGGGGGTTACGCGTTGTACCAGCGTTGAGCAAATTGCTCAGGCTTACGCTGTAGCAGCGCAGTACGATGCTTTGGTTTTGGCTGAACGCTCGATTAACGCCGGTGAGTACTCGTGCGCGGTGCTTGATGGTAAGGCTTTGGCCACCGTCAAGATTGAGCCGGCGACTGAGTTTTATGACTTTGAAGCTAAATATATCCGTGATGACACGGTCTATCATTGCCCTGGTTTATTGGGTGAGCAAGAGCAAAAAGCGCGTGATTTATGTGAACAAGCGTATCGAGTGCTCGGGGCTTCAGGTTGGGCGCGAATTGACTTTTTAATGGATGAGCAGGGCGAAATGTTTTTGCTAGAGCCCAATACGGCCCCCGGAATGACAACGCACAGTCTATTTCCGATGTGCGCTCGTGAAGCAGGCATTAGCTACGACGACTTAGTATTGACAATTTTGGGAACAATCTCATAG